Proteins encoded within one genomic window of Episyrphus balteatus chromosome 1, idEpiBalt1.1, whole genome shotgun sequence:
- the LOC129905124 gene encoding homeobox-like protein HDP1, producing MPHRDDLAQLCNLCNRRENEDTIHFIATCPMLQEIRRLYFDPTGKIGNLRALIGQSRRTPLDTLRPSEGVNSRVALHPTAEVGYEFKRQKQCPIFKEVNEVKEVNEVNEVKEVKEVKEVKEIKEVKEVKEVKEVEEIREVEELREAE from the exons ATGCCCCATCGAGATGACTTGGCACAACTTTGCAATCTCTGCAATAGAAGAGAGAATGAAGACACAATCCATTTTATTGCAACCTGTCCAATGTTGCAGGAAATTCGACGATTGTATTTCGAC CCAACGGGAAAAATCGGAAATTTGCGAGCACTTATTGGACAATCCAGACGAACACCACTGGATACACTTCGACCAAGCGAAGGTGTTAACTCAAGAGTCGCACTACATCCCACGGCAG AAGTGGGATACGAAtttaaaagacaaaaacaaTGCCCTATATTCAAAGAAGTCAACGAAGTCAAAGAAGTCAACGAAGTCAACGAAGTCAAAGAAGTCAAAGAAGTCAAAGAAGTCAAAGAAATCAAAGAAGTCAAAGAAGTCAAAGAAGTCAAAGAAGTCGAAGAAATCAGAGAAGTAGAAGAACTCAGAGAAGCTGAATAA
- the LOC129905134 gene encoding uncharacterized protein LOC129905134, producing the protein MNAEQEAELAALREENSRLLQNQQQNARPLTQPTINRVAVKLPPFWAERPSLWFSQAESQFIISDITNETTKFHYVVSQLDTRVASEVEDIITSIPEQNPFTVLKKKLIERLSASEEQRVRQLISDEELGNRKPSQFLRHLRSLAGPSVLQDNLLRQLWLRRLPSNVQAILTSRSDLSPDQLSELADKIVEVSPPPIPFAVHATSNNDQNQNSQALFEAIDTLTRQVAELSSNRTFRNRSKARGRQNSRSSSKSTKREGWCWYHSRYQHNARKCNKPCSFQGNLNSSL; encoded by the coding sequence atgaatGCAGAACAGGAAGCTGAACTTGCTGCTCTCCGAGAAGAAAATTCTCGACTTCTGCAGAATCAACAACAAAACGCAAGACCTCTAACACAACCAACAATCAACCGTGTTGCAGTGAAACTTCCACCGTTTTGGGCCGAACGGCCCAGCTTATGGTTTTCTCAAGCTGAGTCCCAATTTATTATCTCGGACATAACAAATGAAACCACTAAATTTCATTATGTTGTTTCACAGCTGGATACTCGTGTGGCTTCCGAAGTAGAAGATATCATAACCTCGATCCCAGAACAAAACCCTTTCACTGTTCTAAAAAAGAAGCTCATTGAACGCTTATCAGCATCAGAAGAGCAACGTGTCCGACAACTCATCAGTGATGAAGAACTTGGTAATCGAAAGCCTTCACAATTTCTTCGTCACCTTCGTTCTCTTGCTGGTCCATCAGTTCTGCAAGACAATTTGTTGCGACAACTTTGGTTGCGACGTTTACCATCGAACGTTCAAGCAATCCTTACATCGAGATCAGATCTTTCTCCTGATCAGCTTTCTGAGCTTGCTGATAAAATCGTTGAAGTTTCTCCACCACCAATTCCTTTTGCTGTTCATGCGACATCAAATAATGACCAGAACCAAAATTCACAAGCCCTTTTCGAAGCCATTGACACTCTCACAAGACAAGTTGCCGAGCTATCTTCGAATAGAACTTTTCGAAATCGCTCTAAGGCTCGAGGAAGACAAAATTCAAGAAGCAGTTCTAAGTCTACTAAGAGAGAAGGATGGTGTTGGTATCACTCCAGATACCAGCACAATGCACGTAAGTGTAATAAACCTTGCAGTTTTCAGGGAAACTTAAACAGCAGTCTGTAA